CAGCTGGAAAGCCAACTGGACGGACTGGAGGACGAGCAGGCGCTCAACGAGATTATCCGGGAAGCCAAGAAGAACTCACGCATCCGCAAGGAACTGGAAGAATCCGACAAATACCGCAAGCGCATGTATGAACGGATTGTCAATTATGACCAAGAGGGAAAAACGGAGAAAGCCGCTGCCAACCCTTCCGGCCATCCATCCGCCGACAGCCTGATGCAAAAAGGCCCGATCTACCATGCCGAAAACGGCAAGCGGGTACGCCGCCAACCGACCTCCGCACCGGGAAACAGCAACCTCTTCAGGGCTTGCATCCACGGCGACCAGACCGTAGTCACGGGCAGTACGGTACGGATGCGGTTGCTTCAGGACGTAACCCTATCCGGCATGAAGATACCGGCCAACACGCTGTTTTACGGTATCGCCACTTTGGGAGCCAACCGCCTCGATGTGGTAGTCAGCAACCTGAAGGTAGGAGACAACCTCAATCCCGTATCGGTGGTTGTCTTCGACAATGATGCCATGGAAGGTTTGAACCTGCCCAATAACCTGAAAGCCAGTGCAGCCAAGCGTATGGAACAAGGTCTTGTACAGAACATCGACATGCCGCTCTCTTCCATCGGCACGATGGCCAGCGAAGTGACCAGCGTAGTCAACGCCACCACCCAGGTAGCCAAGCAAATCTTGAACATGAGCCTCTCACAAGTGAAGGTACATCTCAAGTCCAACTACGAAATGTATATCCAAGAAGAGAGTCAGGAATCGAAGTTGCGTAGGCAAGCCGTGCAAGCGGAGTTACAGAAGCTCTATGAGCAAATGGAACAAGAGAAAACGAACAAGAAAAATCATCCCCTTCAAACATTGATAGACAAATTATGATAGACATTCTCAATTACCTGCTTGCGCTGTCAGCGGTCTTTTTCGGCTATCGGATCTACGTATCACGCCGGAACGGACGAGCCTTTAAAGAAATCCGTCCGCTGACCGTTTCTTTCGGCATTACCCTGCTTCTTCTATGGGGCATTACCGTATTCACCGCCTTTTTTTCAAGAACCGTTTAACATATCGACAACATGAAGAAATATATTTATCTACTGTTTTACTGCTTTGTGTGCAGTCTGCCGCTCTTCGCTCAGGAAAACGGCACTCCCCGGAAACAAGCCATCAGCCAAAAAGACATCTTTATCTCTTTCGACTGTGTGAAACACCTGGTATTTCCTGTGCAAGTATCTGATATCGCCATCGGCGAACAGGAGCTTGTCATGGCCAGCCGGGTAGAAGAGGCGCCCCATATCGTCAGGCTCTCGGCGCAAGCGGAAGGATTCACCGAAGAGACCAACCTGACCGTAGTCTGCATCGACGGAAGCGTTTACACCTATCACATCCGCTACCTTCCCGAAGGCGGCACGGATTCGTACCCGAACATTTACGAGGACAACGGGAAATGGCAGCACCATGACTATCAGGCAGAAGTCAGCGACCTCCATCTGGCCGAGTTCTTCTTTCCGGAGGACATCGCTTACGGAACGCCCGGCAACGAGGTGTCCTTCACTCTGGCCGCCTACAACAACCAGTTGAAAGTATCAACCGCCAAAGATGCCGTGGCATATTCCAACCTGTTTGTGGTGGATAAGGCCATGAACACTTACCACATCACCATCAAACGGGGCAATACCTCCGTATTCACCTACAATTTTGATGACCAGCGCAAATATACCGCCCATGTGGATGTGAACAGCGAGGAAATGGAAAGATGCATCCAAGAGCTGCGCACCAAGAAGCGCAACATCTACAGCCTGGGGGTCATCGAGAACAAGTTTGAGTTGTCAATGGCCAATCTGTATGTGCATGAGGACTTCATGTTTTTCATCTTTGACCTGAAAAACAAATCATACATCGACTACGACATCGAGTTTGTCAAATGTTTCCAGCGTGACCAAAAGAAGAGCAAGAACGCCATCCAGCAAGAAACGACCATCGAACCTATCTATCAGAAAGATTTTGATACGAAAATCAAGGGCAAGAGCCGGAACCGGCTGATACTTGGTTTCGACAAATTCACGATACCCGATGATAAGGTATTCGAGATCGAGATTTACGAGCGAAACGGCGGGCGGCACATCAAGCTGGCCGTGTTGAACGAATACATCCTTTCCGCAGAACCCTTATACAAGCCACAGCCATGAAACTGAGAGAAGCATTAGACACCTATATGTTCGACAACGTGGGACAGTTCGGCGGCATCGCCGAATCACTGGGCTATCAGACCGAATACCGGGACGGATATTTCCGGTTCCGCAAAGACGGGGAAGAGCTGAGCATGAGCGTAAGCGAAATCAGGGAAAAAGCCGGAGCAAAGTACGATGAAAGCCTTCGTGACCAATCAAAAGAACGTGTATCCGCCCTTTTTGACAAGGAACGTGCCAATGATCCTAAATATGTCGCCGAGCTGGAGAAGGATGGCATCAGCATCAAGCGGTGGGAGAACCTGAAGGGACATGACAAGGACGGCTTTACCGTCATCGACCATCGCCTGAAGGTATGCTACACCGGACAGTCGCTCTATGAATACGCCTACAAGCAAGGGAACATCCTCGACGGGAAAGGCACCAAGCTGGAAAAGGGTGTCATGTCTGATTTGATGGAGATACACGGCAAACCGGGGAAGCTCCGTTTCAACGATGACGGAATCTCCGTATTCTACCGCAAAGAGGCGTTGGTTATCCCGGACAAGGTGCTGGGAAAGAAGTTGGGCAAGAAAGAGAAAGAACAGCTGCTTGCCGGTGACATCGTACCCATCACCGTAAATAAGAAGGACATCCTGCTGCAAGTTGACCGGGATCTGAACTCCGTCATCCTGCGCACCAACCAGGAAATCAAGATTCCCGACATCATCGGGCAGACCAGCGAATATGGCGGCTACAAGTTAACCAAAGCCGACAAATACCTGCTCGCCAACGGCCATGCACTGGAGAACAAGCTGCTGCACAGTCCGGAAGGCTACTTCATTGCCGACATCCAACTGACGGATGACAGGAAAGGAGTCATGATACAGAACATACAGAGTATCACTCCCGGCAAGGCACAAGAGCTGATCAAGGCCATGACCCCCAAACTGGAAGCCCATGCG
This window of the Bacteroides zhangwenhongii genome carries:
- a CDS encoding DUF3945 domain-containing protein — translated: MKLREALDTYMFDNVGQFGGIAESLGYQTEYRDGYFRFRKDGEELSMSVSEIREKAGAKYDESLRDQSKERVSALFDKERANDPKYVAELEKDGISIKRWENLKGHDKDGFTVIDHRLKVCYTGQSLYEYAYKQGNILDGKGTKLEKGVMSDLMEIHGKPGKLRFNDDGISVFYRKEALVIPDKVLGKKLGKKEKEQLLAGDIVPITVNKKDILLQVDRDLNSVILRTNQEIKIPDIIGQTSEYGGYKLTKADKYLLANGHALENKLLHSPEGYFIADIQLTDDRKGVMIQNIQSITPGKAQELIKAMTPKLEAHAANIEAAKEQKHEEGRNMEAEFKEAVGKHDFEKIGKLKEEGYKPSEEFIKGIGKEHGLDERQTHEVIQLFGTKPEEQGEHERQATRLLDAAQTDNFHVIQEIQKEGYRLTQEDLTRMRETGVQANTLIAVQKIFGMEGSTKTLGDVKLASTPKPDNSKEMARPIASTINRAFNDL
- a CDS encoding DUF4138 domain-containing protein; translation: MKKYIYLLFYCFVCSLPLFAQENGTPRKQAISQKDIFISFDCVKHLVFPVQVSDIAIGEQELVMASRVEEAPHIVRLSAQAEGFTEETNLTVVCIDGSVYTYHIRYLPEGGTDSYPNIYEDNGKWQHHDYQAEVSDLHLAEFFFPEDIAYGTPGNEVSFTLAAYNNQLKVSTAKDAVAYSNLFVVDKAMNTYHITIKRGNTSVFTYNFDDQRKYTAHVDVNSEEMERCIQELRTKKRNIYSLGVIENKFELSMANLYVHEDFMFFIFDLKNKSYIDYDIEFVKCFQRDQKKSKNAIQQETTIEPIYQKDFDTKIKGKSRNRLILGFDKFTIPDDKVFEIEIYERNGGRHIKLAVLNEYILSAEPLYKPQP
- the traM gene encoding conjugative transposon protein TraM, whose protein sequence is MEPNKLIKDKNKLLMAIPVILGILFLYVFFIREDGNVPSGSDRQAASQAFLEPQSEMADKVNDKMEAYKQDKLEEQEKARILKESQVKGSDFYFELQNQQERYDRATLERIRRMQNDPYSEVMAEYGGGRNGRFSHQLESQLDGLEDEQALNEIIREAKKNSRIRKELEESDKYRKRMYERIVNYDQEGKTEKAAANPSGHPSADSLMQKGPIYHAENGKRVRRQPTSAPGNSNLFRACIHGDQTVVTGSTVRMRLLQDVTLSGMKIPANTLFYGIATLGANRLDVVVSNLKVGDNLNPVSVVVFDNDAMEGLNLPNNLKASAAKRMEQGLVQNIDMPLSSIGTMASEVTSVVNATTQVAKQILNMSLSQVKVHLKSNYEMYIQEESQESKLRRQAVQAELQKLYEQMEQEKTNKKNHPLQTLIDKL